In Phocoena sinus isolate mPhoSin1 chromosome 10, mPhoSin1.pri, whole genome shotgun sequence, a single genomic region encodes these proteins:
- the CNPY2 gene encoding protein canopy homolog 2: MKGWGLLALLLGALLGAVWARRSQDLHCGACRALVDELEWEIAQVDPKKTIQMGSFRINPDGSQSVVEVPYARSEAHLTELLEEVCDRMKEYGEQIDPSTHRKNYVRVVGRNGESNELDQQGIRIDSDISGTLKFACESIVEEYEDELIEFFSREADNVKDKLCSKRTDLCDHALHISHDEL; encoded by the exons ATGAAGGGCTGGGGTTTGCTGGCCCTGCTTCTGGGGGCCCTGCTGGGAGCTGTCTGGGCCCGGAGGAGCCAGGATCTACACTGTGGAG CTTGCAGGGCTCTGGTGGATGAACTAGAGTGGGAAATTGCCCAGGTGGATCCCAAGAAGACCATTCAGATGGGCTCTTTCCGAATCAATCCAGATGGCAGCCAGTCAGTGGTGGAG GTGCCTTATGCTCGCTCAGAGGCCCACCTCACAGAGCTGCTAGAGGAGGTTTGCGACCGGATGAAGGAGTATGGGGAACAGATTGACCCTTCTACCCACCGCAAGAACTACGTACGTGTAGTGGGCCGGAATGGAGAATCCAATGAACTGGACCAACAGGGGATCCGAATTGATTCAGACATCAGTGGCACCCTCAAGTTCGCG TGTGAGAGCATTGTGGAGGAATACGAGGATGAACTCATTGAATTCTTTTCCCGAGAGGCTGACAATGTTAAAGACAAACTCTGTAGTAAGCGAACAG ATCTATGTGACCATGCCCTGCACATATCGCATGATGAGCTATGA